In Paenarthrobacter sp. GOM3, a single window of DNA contains:
- the lysS gene encoding lysine--tRNA ligase encodes MTSANTPAPNTSAEPVDASEQMRIRMEKRAKLIERGTEAYPVGVERTHSLSEIREKYAHLEADETTGDTVGVTGRVVFVRNTGKLCFATLQEGGVDGKGVRLQAMLSLANVGEEALADWKALVDLGDHVFIKGEVISSRRGELSVMADSWSMASKALRPLPVLHAELNEETRVRQRYVDLMVRDEAREMVYKRAAITRSVRDTLDRHGYVEVETPILQLVHGGATARPFETHMNAFDQKMTLRIATELFLKRAVVGGIDRVYDMGRVFRNEGVDSTHSPEFTTLECYEAWADQFVMAERMKEIILNVADVVGTRTIQTDAGEINLDGEWAWISVYPGISEAVGVEITPDTTVDELLAIAATHEVKVDPKWDAEKIVVELFGEIVEPTLLNPTFVYDYPPSAQPLARPHREDGRLIEAWDLIIGGMERGTAFSELIDPVIQRERLTEQSRRSAAGDEEAMQLDEDFLRALEYGAPPMGGIGLGIDRLVMLFTGAGIRETILFPLLKPEGH; translated from the coding sequence GTGACTTCCGCAAACACCCCAGCCCCGAACACCTCCGCAGAACCCGTCGATGCCAGCGAGCAAATGCGCATCCGTATGGAGAAGCGCGCCAAGCTGATCGAGCGCGGCACGGAGGCCTATCCGGTGGGTGTTGAGCGAACCCACTCCCTCAGCGAAATCCGCGAAAAATACGCGCACCTCGAAGCCGACGAGACCACGGGCGACACCGTGGGCGTCACCGGGCGCGTCGTGTTCGTCCGGAACACCGGCAAGTTGTGCTTCGCCACGCTCCAGGAAGGCGGCGTGGACGGCAAGGGCGTCCGGCTGCAGGCGATGCTTAGCCTGGCCAACGTCGGTGAGGAAGCGCTCGCCGATTGGAAGGCCCTGGTTGACCTGGGTGACCACGTGTTCATCAAGGGCGAGGTCATTTCCTCACGCCGCGGCGAACTGTCCGTGATGGCGGATTCCTGGTCGATGGCCTCCAAGGCGCTGCGTCCGCTCCCGGTCCTGCACGCGGAACTCAACGAAGAAACCCGTGTTCGCCAGCGCTACGTGGACCTCATGGTCCGCGATGAAGCCCGCGAAATGGTCTACAAGCGGGCCGCCATCACCCGCTCGGTCCGCGACACGCTGGACCGTCACGGCTATGTAGAGGTGGAGACACCCATCCTGCAGCTGGTCCACGGTGGCGCTACAGCCCGTCCGTTCGAGACGCACATGAACGCGTTCGACCAGAAGATGACCCTGCGCATTGCCACTGAGCTGTTCTTGAAGCGGGCCGTTGTGGGCGGCATCGACCGCGTGTACGACATGGGACGCGTCTTCCGCAACGAAGGCGTGGACTCCACGCACAGTCCCGAATTCACCACGCTGGAATGCTACGAAGCCTGGGCGGACCAGTTCGTCATGGCCGAGCGCATGAAGGAAATCATCCTCAACGTCGCCGACGTCGTTGGCACACGCACCATCCAGACCGATGCCGGCGAGATTAACCTCGACGGCGAATGGGCTTGGATTTCGGTGTACCCGGGTATCTCCGAAGCGGTGGGTGTGGAAATCACCCCGGACACTACTGTGGATGAGCTGCTTGCCATCGCCGCCACGCACGAGGTCAAGGTGGACCCCAAGTGGGACGCCGAGAAGATCGTGGTTGAGTTGTTCGGCGAGATCGTGGAACCCACCTTGCTGAACCCCACGTTCGTCTACGACTACCCGCCCTCCGCGCAGCCGCTGGCCCGTCCGCACCGCGAAGACGGCCGGCTCATCGAGGCCTGGGACCTGATTATTGGCGGGATGGAACGCGGAACGGCGTTCTCGGAACTCATTGACCCTGTCATCCAGCGTGAGCGCCTTACGGAGCAGTCACGCCGTTCGGCTGCGGGTGATGAGGAAGCCATGCAGCTGGACGAGGACTTCCTCCGCGCCCTTGAATACGGTGCTCCGCCCATGGGTGGCATCGGACTCGGCATCGACCGCCTGGTGATGCTGTTCACGGGCGCAGGGATTCGTGAAACCATCCTGTTCCCCTTGCTGAAGCCCGAAGGACACTGA
- a CDS encoding histone-like nucleoid-structuring protein Lsr2 produces MAQKVKIILVDDLDEGAADETVRFGLDGVSYEMDLSTANAASLRKALEPYVAKARKTSSGRATRGRATAARSQDSAQIRQWARDNGYTVNSRGRIQAEIQEAYQKANS; encoded by the coding sequence ATGGCACAGAAAGTAAAAATCATCCTCGTCGATGACCTGGATGAAGGGGCTGCGGACGAAACTGTCCGATTCGGCCTTGATGGCGTCAGTTACGAGATGGACTTGTCCACCGCAAACGCTGCTTCGCTTCGGAAGGCCCTGGAACCGTACGTGGCCAAGGCCAGGAAGACTTCATCCGGCCGAGCCACCCGCGGTCGCGCGACAGCGGCCCGCAGCCAGGATTCCGCACAGATCAGGCAGTGGGCCCGTGATAACGGTTACACGGTGAACAGTCGCGGACGTATTCAGGCTGAAATTCAGGAAGCGTACCAAAAAGCCAATTCCTGA
- a CDS encoding ATP-dependent Clp protease ATP-binding subunit, which yields MFERFTDRARRVVVLAQEEARMLNHNYIGTEHILLGLIHEGEGVAAKALESLSISLDGVREQVQEIIGQGQQAPSGHIPFTPRAKKVLELSLREALQLGHNYIGTEHILLGLIREGEGVAAQVLVKLGADLNRVRQQVIQLLSGYQGKETAGSGSGQGQPEGTPAGSVVLDQFGRNLTQAARENKLDPVIGREQEMERVMQVLSRRTKNNPVLIGEPGVGKTAVVEGLAQAIVRGDVPETIKDKQLYTLDLGSLVAGSRYRGDFEERLKKVLKEIRTRGDIILFIDEIHTLVGAGAAEGAIDAASILKPMLARGELQTIGATTLDEYRKHIEKDAALERRFQPIQVKEPSVAHAIEILKGLRDRYEAHHRVTITDGALASAAQLAERYISDRFLPDKAIDLIDEAGARLRIRRMTAPPELKAMDERIADVKMEKESAIDAQDFEGAASLRDKEQKLIAERAEKERNWKSGGMDDISEVDEDLIAEVLANSTGIPVFKLTEEESSRLLKMEDELHKRVVGQNEAIKALSQAIRRTRAGLKDPKRPGGSFIFAGPTGVGKTELAKALAEFLFGEEDALITLDMSEYSEKHTVSRLFGAPPGYVGYEEGGQLTEKVRRRPFSVVLFDEVEKAHADLFNSLLQILEDGRLTDSQGRVVDFKNTVIIMTTNLGTRDISKSVATGFQSGTDTQTGYNRMRARVTEELKQHFRPEFLNRVDDVVVFPQLTQDEIIEIVDLFVTRLERRLKDKDMGIELTPAAKVLLATRGYDPAMGARPLRRTIQREIEDQLSEKILFGDIHPGDIVVVDVEGEGDDAKFTFEGNAKPRIPEIAPTA from the coding sequence ATGTTTGAGAGATTTACGGACCGTGCCCGTCGCGTGGTCGTCCTTGCCCAAGAAGAGGCACGGATGCTCAACCACAATTACATCGGTACCGAGCACATCCTCTTGGGTCTGATCCACGAGGGTGAAGGCGTTGCAGCCAAAGCGCTCGAGTCCCTGAGCATTTCGCTCGATGGTGTTCGCGAGCAGGTGCAGGAGATCATCGGCCAGGGGCAGCAGGCTCCATCCGGTCACATCCCCTTCACCCCGCGTGCCAAGAAGGTGCTTGAGCTCTCGCTCCGCGAAGCACTGCAGCTCGGCCACAATTACATCGGTACTGAGCACATCCTGCTCGGCCTCATTCGCGAAGGCGAAGGCGTGGCCGCACAGGTGCTGGTGAAGCTCGGCGCAGACCTCAACAGGGTCCGCCAGCAGGTCATCCAGCTGCTCTCCGGCTACCAGGGCAAGGAAACCGCCGGCAGCGGTTCCGGCCAGGGCCAGCCGGAAGGCACCCCCGCCGGTTCGGTGGTGCTTGACCAGTTCGGACGCAACCTCACCCAGGCTGCCCGCGAGAACAAGCTCGATCCCGTGATCGGCCGCGAGCAGGAGATGGAACGCGTCATGCAGGTCCTCTCCCGCCGCACCAAGAACAACCCTGTTCTGATCGGTGAGCCCGGCGTCGGTAAGACTGCCGTCGTCGAAGGCCTCGCCCAGGCGATCGTCCGCGGCGACGTCCCGGAAACCATCAAGGACAAGCAGCTGTACACGCTTGACCTCGGTTCACTGGTTGCCGGTTCCCGCTACCGCGGTGACTTCGAAGAGCGCCTGAAGAAGGTCCTCAAGGAAATCCGCACCCGCGGCGACATCATCCTCTTCATTGACGAGATCCACACCCTCGTTGGAGCAGGTGCTGCCGAAGGCGCCATCGATGCTGCGTCCATCCTCAAGCCGATGCTTGCCCGTGGCGAACTCCAGACCATCGGTGCCACCACGCTGGATGAGTACCGTAAGCACATCGAGAAGGATGCCGCTCTTGAGCGTCGTTTCCAGCCGATCCAGGTCAAGGAACCTTCTGTTGCGCACGCGATCGAGATCCTCAAGGGCCTGCGCGACCGGTACGAGGCACACCACCGCGTAACGATCACCGACGGCGCCCTGGCCTCTGCCGCGCAGCTGGCCGAACGCTACATCTCGGACCGCTTCCTGCCGGACAAGGCGATCGACCTTATCGATGAAGCCGGCGCCCGCCTGCGCATCCGCCGCATGACCGCTCCGCCGGAGCTCAAGGCCATGGACGAGCGCATTGCAGACGTCAAGATGGAGAAGGAATCCGCCATCGACGCCCAGGACTTTGAGGGTGCTGCCTCGCTGCGCGACAAGGAGCAGAAGCTCATTGCCGAACGCGCGGAGAAGGAGCGCAACTGGAAGTCCGGCGGCATGGACGACATCTCCGAGGTTGACGAGGACCTGATCGCTGAAGTTCTTGCGAACTCCACTGGCATCCCGGTCTTCAAGCTCACCGAGGAAGAGTCCTCGCGGCTGCTCAAGATGGAAGACGAACTGCACAAGCGTGTCGTCGGCCAGAACGAGGCCATCAAGGCCCTGTCCCAGGCAATCCGCCGTACCCGTGCCGGCCTGAAGGATCCCAAGCGCCCAGGTGGCTCGTTCATCTTCGCCGGCCCCACGGGCGTCGGAAAGACCGAGCTTGCCAAGGCTCTTGCCGAGTTCCTGTTCGGTGAAGAGGACGCCCTCATCACGCTGGACATGTCCGAGTACTCCGAGAAGCACACGGTTTCGCGTCTCTTCGGTGCACCTCCGGGCTACGTCGGCTACGAAGAGGGTGGCCAGCTGACCGAGAAGGTCCGCAGGCGTCCGTTCTCCGTGGTCCTGTTCGATGAAGTTGAGAAGGCCCACGCGGACCTCTTCAACTCCCTCCTGCAGATTCTGGAAGACGGCCGTTTGACCGACTCCCAGGGCCGCGTGGTGGACTTCAAGAACACCGTGATCATCATGACCACCAACCTTGGTACCCGCGACATCTCCAAGAGCGTGGCCACGGGCTTCCAGTCCGGCACGGACACCCAGACCGGCTACAACCGGATGCGCGCCCGGGTTACGGAAGAGCTGAAGCAGCACTTCCGCCCCGAGTTCCTCAACCGTGTTGACGACGTCGTGGTGTTCCCGCAGCTGACGCAGGACGAGATCATCGAGATCGTGGACCTGTTCGTGACCCGCCTGGAGCGCCGCCTCAAGGACAAGGACATGGGCATCGAGCTCACGCCCGCCGCCAAGGTTCTGTTGGCCACACGTGGTTACGATCCCGCCATGGGTGCCCGGCCGTTGCGCCGCACCATCCAGCGCGAGATCGAGGACCAGCTGTCTGAGAAGATCCTGTTCGGCGACATCCACCCAGGCGACATCGTTGTGGTTGACGTCGAGGGCGAAGGCGACGACGCAAAGTTCACCTTTGAAGGCAACGCCAAGCCGCGCATCCCGGAGATCGCTCCGACCGCGTAA
- a CDS encoding glycosyltransferase has translation MRVLMVAPGTRGDVVPMAGLGHRLQGEGYEVAIAANPAYASLVVESGCEFRPLPGNLAELIKHPAPGAKASAGNVFSFWKKLGGYMDNAATGTLAAAEAGADVILANSVAPYAYDVAEAFGIPAIGAHLQPTEPSAAYPPVLMNSARSLGPMGNKIIGERASAGPAPYDGPSARLRRELGLRKESRAAGERRRRKAHATVLYGISPSVLPTPGDWHPGLVMAGYWWPAGNPDWQPPADLVDFLADGPPPVFVGFGSSADIDPGFILDATRRAGTRAVVQGVEGYLGDDAIGVGSVPHEWLFPRMSVVVHHAGAGTTAAGLRAGVPTVGVPVYTDQPLWASRVAALGAGPQPIPYKKLTPDRLGEAIREASTTPSYAHHAKSVATALSTEDGTAAVVKALRNI, from the coding sequence ATGCGCGTACTCATGGTGGCACCAGGCACGCGAGGAGACGTGGTTCCGATGGCTGGCCTCGGGCACCGCCTGCAGGGCGAGGGCTACGAGGTCGCCATTGCCGCCAACCCGGCCTACGCGTCACTGGTAGTGGAATCAGGGTGCGAGTTCCGGCCACTGCCGGGAAACCTCGCTGAGCTGATCAAGCATCCCGCGCCTGGAGCCAAGGCATCAGCCGGGAATGTGTTTTCCTTCTGGAAGAAGCTCGGCGGGTACATGGACAATGCGGCGACAGGGACGTTGGCGGCAGCCGAGGCCGGCGCGGACGTGATCCTCGCCAACTCGGTGGCGCCGTACGCTTACGACGTTGCTGAGGCCTTCGGCATTCCGGCGATCGGCGCCCATCTGCAGCCGACGGAGCCCAGTGCGGCCTATCCTCCTGTCCTGATGAACTCGGCCCGCAGCCTCGGCCCCATGGGAAACAAGATCATAGGGGAGCGGGCCTCCGCTGGCCCGGCCCCTTATGACGGACCCAGCGCGCGGCTTCGCAGGGAACTGGGCCTGCGCAAGGAAAGCCGTGCGGCCGGGGAGCGTCGTCGAAGGAAGGCGCACGCAACAGTGCTTTACGGCATCAGCCCATCGGTACTGCCCACGCCGGGTGATTGGCATCCAGGTTTGGTGATGGCAGGGTACTGGTGGCCCGCTGGAAACCCCGACTGGCAGCCGCCCGCGGATCTTGTGGACTTCCTGGCGGATGGCCCCCCGCCGGTCTTCGTGGGTTTCGGCAGCAGCGCCGACATCGATCCTGGCTTCATTCTGGACGCTACCCGTCGTGCCGGCACAAGGGCCGTTGTGCAGGGCGTTGAGGGTTACTTGGGGGATGACGCAATCGGCGTCGGGAGTGTTCCGCACGAGTGGCTTTTTCCCCGCATGTCGGTTGTAGTTCACCACGCGGGTGCTGGAACCACCGCGGCGGGTCTGCGGGCTGGCGTTCCCACTGTGGGTGTTCCTGTGTACACAGACCAACCGTTGTGGGCTTCGCGCGTGGCAGCCCTCGGCGCCGGCCCCCAGCCGATTCCGTATAAGAAGCTGACTCCGGACCGCCTTGGTGAGGCAATAAGGGAAGCCAGCACCACGCCGTCGTACGCGCACCATGCCAAGAGCGTGGCCACGGCCCTATCGACGGAAGACGGAACCGCGGCTGTGGTCAAGGCGTTGCGGAATATCTGA
- a CDS encoding S9 family peptidase, whose translation MDSADTHTSGHQPETPFHDLDHYLSIPRVGGLSLSPDGTRLVTTVTTLNGKGTEFATALWEIDPTGQRPSRRITRSSKGEAGAVFASTGDLYFTSARPDPESPDADPVNALWLLPAGGGEARVVHSRSGGISSVMAAKDVDATFINAQVLAGSSDEDNDEERRKARKDNKVSAILHSGYPVRYWDADLGPAEPRLFAVEQGEDKEPGKPSTVDAAPSLKLRNLTPGVGGSLREAKTVVSPDGKTIYTSLTKALAKADSREVLAAVDVATGNVKVLLDHEGMSYFPGPVSPDSRTLVVESESDTTPTQAPQVKLHLLNVADGETMDLEPLAHQWDRWATALAWLPDGSAVLAKADDDGASPVFRVDVASGGVTRVTKDSAAYSDVVVSPDGATAYALRSSYEFPPEAVRIDLSTGEAVRLPAPAERPAYRGRLERVETTAEDGSRVPAYLALPEGASEEAPAPLLLWIHGGPLGSWNAWTWRWNPWLLVAKGYAVLLPDPALSTGYGQEFIQRGWGEWGRKPYTDLMAITDAVVERPDIDESRTAAMGGSFGGYMANWVAGQTDRFKAIVTHASLWALDQFGPTTDAAQYWLKEMTEEMAMENSPHLNVGNIKTPMLVIHGDKDYRVPIGEGLRLWYELLSSSQLPADDNGQSPHRFLYFPDENHWVLQPQHAKVWYGVVEHFLAKQVLGEDVALPEELGV comes from the coding sequence ATGGACTCAGCTGACACTCATACCTCGGGCCACCAGCCCGAAACTCCTTTTCACGACCTTGACCACTACCTCTCCATCCCTCGGGTCGGTGGCCTCTCCCTTAGCCCGGACGGAACGCGACTGGTCACCACAGTGACCACGCTCAATGGCAAGGGAACCGAGTTCGCCACCGCACTTTGGGAGATCGATCCGACGGGACAGCGCCCGTCGCGCCGGATCACGCGCAGTTCCAAGGGAGAAGCGGGCGCGGTCTTCGCCTCCACTGGCGACCTCTACTTCACGTCGGCACGCCCGGACCCGGAAAGCCCCGACGCTGACCCCGTCAACGCGCTGTGGCTGTTGCCCGCCGGCGGAGGAGAAGCCCGCGTGGTGCACTCCCGCTCCGGCGGTATCAGTTCCGTTATGGCCGCGAAAGACGTGGACGCAACGTTCATCAACGCGCAGGTCCTGGCTGGATCCTCGGACGAGGATAACGATGAGGAACGCCGTAAGGCCCGCAAGGACAACAAGGTATCGGCCATCCTGCACAGTGGCTACCCGGTCCGCTACTGGGACGCCGACCTGGGTCCGGCCGAGCCGCGGCTCTTCGCCGTGGAACAGGGCGAGGACAAGGAGCCCGGCAAGCCTTCCACCGTTGACGCCGCGCCGTCGCTCAAACTCCGCAACCTGACGCCCGGAGTCGGCGGTTCGCTGCGCGAAGCCAAGACAGTGGTGAGTCCGGACGGCAAGACCATCTACACAAGCTTGACCAAAGCGCTCGCGAAAGCCGACAGCCGCGAGGTGCTCGCCGCCGTCGACGTCGCTACCGGCAACGTCAAGGTGCTCCTGGACCACGAAGGCATGAGCTACTTTCCGGGACCCGTCAGCCCGGACAGCCGCACGCTGGTGGTTGAAAGCGAAAGCGACACCACCCCCACGCAGGCTCCGCAAGTGAAGCTGCATCTGCTCAACGTCGCCGACGGCGAGACCATGGATCTGGAGCCGCTGGCACACCAGTGGGACCGCTGGGCTACTGCGCTCGCCTGGCTCCCTGACGGCAGCGCCGTACTCGCGAAAGCGGACGACGACGGCGCGTCGCCGGTTTTCCGGGTTGACGTCGCCAGCGGTGGCGTTACCCGGGTGACGAAGGACTCCGCAGCCTATTCCGACGTCGTGGTGTCACCCGACGGGGCTACGGCGTATGCGCTGCGGAGTTCGTACGAGTTCCCGCCCGAAGCAGTGCGGATTGACCTCTCCACCGGAGAGGCGGTTCGCCTGCCGGCGCCGGCGGAGAGGCCTGCCTACAGGGGCCGGTTGGAGCGGGTCGAGACCACTGCAGAGGACGGCTCCCGCGTGCCCGCTTATCTTGCACTGCCCGAGGGCGCCTCCGAAGAAGCCCCGGCCCCGCTCCTGCTCTGGATCCACGGCGGACCCCTGGGCTCGTGGAACGCCTGGACGTGGCGCTGGAATCCGTGGCTGCTGGTTGCCAAGGGTTATGCCGTGCTGCTCCCCGATCCCGCGCTTTCTACCGGCTACGGGCAGGAGTTCATCCAGCGCGGCTGGGGCGAGTGGGGTAGGAAGCCGTACACAGACCTCATGGCCATCACGGACGCGGTAGTGGAACGGCCTGACATCGACGAGTCCCGGACCGCTGCGATGGGAGGATCCTTCGGTGGCTACATGGCCAACTGGGTGGCAGGCCAGACCGACCGTTTCAAGGCAATCGTCACGCACGCAAGCCTGTGGGCACTGGACCAGTTCGGCCCCACCACTGACGCGGCGCAATATTGGCTGAAGGAAATGACCGAGGAGATGGCGATGGAGAACTCGCCACACCTGAACGTCGGCAACATCAAGACGCCCATGCTGGTGATCCACGGCGACAAGGACTACCGGGTGCCGATCGGTGAAGGCCTGAGGCTTTGGTACGAGCTCCTCTCCTCATCCCAGCTGCCCGCTGATGACAACGGCCAGAGCCCGCACCGATTCCTCTACTTCCCGGACGAGAACCACTGGGTGCTCCAGCCGCAGCACGCCAAGGTTTGGTACGGGGTTGTGGAGCACTTCCTGGCCAAGCAGGTGCTGGGGGAGGACGTAGCGTTGCCTGAAGAACTGGGGGTCTAG
- a CDS encoding Fic family protein, which yields MSTLPDSRIPVEPISLERFEWNPRAPGMYSRAEVERQTGPYDAAVTASIATWTPSVSAEDSADIEDATRQLVDFDNHAQRTLGIKNPALGPMTAILLRTESASSSQIEQLTTSAKQLALAEIGEGDKVNALTVIGNVRAMEAALQLADNISEDSILAMHKALMLHQRGFDPSGAGRFRDEQVWIGPGQAGPRMAEFVAPHHSRIHDAITDLVGFIQRQDISVLVQVAVSHAQFETIHPFPDGNGRTGRALAQSVLRNKGLVSSTAVPISAGLLVDTSRYFSALGAFRQGDAGPIVREFARAARTAAITGSRLVDELAAQLEESRAKTSGLRSDAAAWRVLPALIGQPAVNTKYLMTELGLGEMAALRALNALTERGVLAEASGRGRKRVWQHRGIFDVLDAYATDIRRTSTA from the coding sequence ATGTCAACACTTCCCGACTCGCGCATACCCGTCGAACCGATTTCGCTTGAGAGGTTCGAATGGAACCCGCGTGCGCCCGGGATGTATTCAAGGGCAGAGGTCGAGCGGCAGACCGGCCCGTACGACGCTGCAGTCACGGCGTCGATCGCGACGTGGACTCCGAGTGTCTCCGCCGAGGATTCCGCCGACATCGAAGACGCGACCCGCCAGCTGGTGGACTTCGATAACCACGCCCAGCGCACACTTGGCATAAAGAACCCCGCTCTCGGACCCATGACGGCTATCCTGCTGCGCACCGAATCGGCCTCCAGCTCACAAATCGAACAGCTCACCACATCGGCGAAGCAGCTGGCCCTGGCAGAGATTGGCGAGGGCGACAAAGTCAACGCCCTGACCGTTATAGGCAACGTCCGCGCCATGGAGGCGGCCCTTCAACTGGCTGACAACATCAGCGAGGACTCCATCCTGGCGATGCACAAGGCTCTCATGCTGCACCAGCGTGGCTTCGATCCTTCTGGCGCCGGACGCTTCCGGGACGAGCAGGTGTGGATCGGCCCTGGCCAGGCCGGGCCGAGGATGGCCGAGTTCGTCGCTCCGCACCATAGCCGGATTCACGATGCGATCACGGATCTGGTGGGGTTCATCCAGCGCCAGGACATCTCCGTACTCGTCCAGGTCGCCGTCAGCCATGCCCAGTTCGAAACGATCCACCCGTTCCCCGACGGGAATGGCCGGACGGGGCGCGCCTTGGCTCAGTCGGTCCTCCGCAACAAAGGCCTGGTGAGCTCCACCGCGGTGCCAATCTCGGCGGGCCTCCTCGTGGACACATCGCGCTACTTTTCGGCATTGGGCGCATTTCGGCAAGGAGATGCAGGACCCATCGTCCGCGAATTCGCCAGGGCGGCCCGCACGGCGGCTATCACCGGATCACGGTTGGTCGACGAGCTGGCGGCCCAGCTTGAGGAGTCCCGCGCGAAGACCTCCGGCCTGCGCTCAGACGCAGCGGCATGGAGGGTGCTCCCCGCGCTGATCGGCCAGCCCGCCGTGAACACGAAGTACCTCATGACTGAGCTTGGACTCGGCGAGATGGCGGCATTGCGCGCACTCAATGCGCTGACGGAACGTGGCGTACTAGCTGAAGCGTCTGGACGCGGCCGCAAACGAGTGTGGCAACACCGCGGCATCTTTGACGTCCTTGACGCCTACGCCACCGACATCAGGCGCACGTCAACAGCCTGA
- a CDS encoding amino-acid N-acetyltransferase, whose product MDSTFSLRPARTSDVAAIKRLVAPLAEERILMAKETVAYYESLQEFRIAESDAGEVIGCGALHVMWEDLAEIRTLAAADSWRGRGVGHVLVENLLEEAKALGVSRVFCLTFEVDFFKRHGFEVMADQSAVDPQVYSELLRSHDEGVAEFLDLARVKPNTLGNTRMIKQL is encoded by the coding sequence GTGGATTCGACCTTCAGCCTTCGCCCTGCCCGCACCAGCGATGTGGCGGCGATCAAGAGGCTTGTCGCTCCTTTGGCTGAGGAGCGGATCCTCATGGCCAAGGAGACCGTGGCGTACTACGAGAGCCTGCAGGAATTCCGGATTGCCGAGTCCGATGCCGGCGAGGTGATTGGGTGCGGCGCCTTGCACGTCATGTGGGAAGACCTGGCCGAGATCCGTACGCTGGCAGCAGCCGATTCCTGGCGCGGCCGCGGCGTGGGCCATGTCCTGGTGGAGAACCTCCTGGAAGAGGCAAAGGCGCTGGGAGTGAGCCGGGTGTTCTGCCTGACGTTCGAGGTGGACTTCTTCAAGCGCCACGGCTTTGAAGTCATGGCGGACCAATCGGCAGTTGATCCGCAGGTGTATTCGGAGCTTCTGCGCTCGCATGACGAAGGCGTGGCCGAGTTCCTGGACCTTGCCCGCGTGAAGCCCAACACCTTGGGCAATACCCGCATGATCAAGCAGCTTTAG
- a CDS encoding FAD-binding oxidoreductase — protein MQSHASTPDVSQLQLSVRGPVFTPADPGFAAEVAAFNLSTQHQPDVAFGALDAEDVSAAVNWAAEHRMPVSVQSTGHGATNAIEGGLLISTRRMLELSIDPLERIARVGAGVRWKAVVELASTFGLMGLCGSTTDVGVVGYTLGGGLPIMGRKYGFASDHVIAFELVTADGTHRRVTKDENPELFYLLRGGKGNLGIVTAMEFHLFPGSDLFAGGLYFDGEHAPAVLQQFSEWVPSLPQEASASLAFLRLPDMEMIPEPLRGKFVVHLRYAYQGDAAEATKLLEPMRQSAPFMMDGTGPLDSTQMDSIHQDPDQPVPVRERGFLLDRLDNGAKSAILRHFGPGVQSPVLMAEVRLLGGALAKSADGEDSVGARDAAFSFFMAGMAVPPVAELLPVVFDAVRDDLRDASSGGTFVNLHGHFVDAEDRERPWGPTVRERLRKAKAELDPQNMFSFGHVVGLPVIDQTVLLEDIVTAGGDAVLNS, from the coding sequence ATGCAGTCCCACGCCTCCACTCCAGATGTTTCACAACTCCAACTCAGCGTGCGCGGTCCAGTGTTCACGCCTGCCGATCCCGGCTTCGCCGCAGAAGTAGCGGCCTTCAATTTGTCCACTCAACACCAGCCGGATGTTGCCTTCGGCGCCCTCGACGCAGAGGACGTTTCGGCGGCAGTCAACTGGGCTGCGGAGCACAGAATGCCCGTCTCCGTCCAATCCACCGGTCACGGTGCCACCAATGCCATTGAGGGCGGTCTGCTCATCAGCACCCGCCGAATGCTGGAGCTCAGCATCGATCCGCTTGAGCGGATCGCCCGCGTTGGCGCCGGCGTCCGCTGGAAGGCCGTAGTGGAACTGGCATCCACGTTCGGGTTGATGGGGCTTTGCGGTTCCACCACCGACGTCGGCGTGGTGGGTTACACGTTGGGCGGCGGCCTGCCCATCATGGGTCGAAAGTACGGCTTCGCGTCGGACCACGTGATCGCCTTCGAACTCGTTACCGCAGACGGCACGCACCGACGGGTGACTAAGGACGAAAACCCAGAGCTCTTCTACCTCCTGCGCGGCGGCAAGGGGAATCTTGGCATTGTCACAGCCATGGAATTCCATTTGTTCCCGGGCTCGGACCTCTTTGCCGGTGGCCTCTACTTCGACGGCGAGCATGCCCCGGCGGTCCTCCAGCAGTTCAGCGAGTGGGTTCCGTCGCTGCCCCAGGAAGCGTCGGCGTCGTTGGCTTTCCTTCGCCTCCCGGACATGGAGATGATTCCCGAGCCGTTGCGCGGCAAGTTCGTCGTGCATCTGCGTTATGCGTACCAAGGCGACGCGGCAGAGGCTACGAAATTGCTGGAGCCGATGCGACAAAGTGCGCCTTTCATGATGGATGGGACCGGACCCCTGGACTCCACCCAGATGGACAGTATCCACCAGGACCCGGACCAGCCTGTGCCCGTGCGCGAGCGTGGCTTCCTGCTGGACCGTTTGGACAATGGGGCAAAGAGCGCGATCCTTCGTCACTTCGGCCCAGGCGTCCAAAGTCCGGTGCTGATGGCGGAGGTGCGGCTGCTCGGCGGCGCCCTGGCCAAGAGCGCTGACGGCGAGGACAGCGTTGGGGCACGCGACGCCGCGTTCAGCTTCTTCATGGCGGGCATGGCTGTCCCGCCCGTGGCGGAGCTGCTTCCCGTAGTGTTCGACGCCGTTCGCGACGACCTGCGCGACGCCTCCAGCGGCGGCACTTTCGTTAACCTGCACGGCCACTTCGTCGACGCCGAGGACAGGGAGCGGCCCTGGGGTCCCACTGTCCGCGAACGGCTCCGGAAGGCGAAGGCAGAGCTTGACCCACAAAACATGTTCAGCTTCGGGCATGTCGTGGGTCTTCCGGTCATCGACCAGACGGTGCTTCTTGAAGACATCGTGACTGCCGGTGGCGACGCTGTGCTGAACAGCTAG